The genomic window AAACCAGCTCATCAAGCCTAGAAAGCCAGGGGCCAGGACCCAGAGggcctttcccttcttcttctacttctggGGCTATCCTGGCTCACAGTGGCCACAGAGCCTCATCCTACCCCTACCTGGCCTGATTCCCTTCTGTAGCATGTTCAAGTGGTCATATTGACCTTTGCTTGAGGACCAACCACTAATAAATAGCATCGTccacatttatagagcacttgaggtttgcaaagcactttattccGTGTTATCTCATCAGACCCTCCCCGTGCCTCCGGAAGGTAGGCAGCATTCTTCTCATTTCCCATTGAGGGTGTCAGCCAAGCGGGATTGGCTGATGTCCGGGGTCGCCTGGCTAAGTTGGATCCAGGATTAAAACCTGGGGCTTCCTGCCCCAAGATCTCGCATCTGTGCTGTCGAGCCACGTGCCTCAGCCCAAGGCAATCCCTCCGTCTCGATTTGGGACAGCTGGGATTGTTAGGAGCTCCTTTTTCCTTTAGGGCCTCCATCTAACTACTGCTCCTTTGGCCTTCTGGAGCCAAGAACGAGTCTGATCCCCTTCCCATGACGGTGAGGAGACCACAGGCCACTCCTTGACTCTGGCCTTCACAGCCTGCTCACCAGGGCCGCCTGTGGCTCCTTCGGGGGCACAGCCAGGAGGCTCTTTTCCTCATCTTGGTCACCTTCCTTGGGTGGAGCTCTGCTTCAGCTACATCCTTCTTAAATTGATACTCGACTAAGCAAAGAACTCCAGTTGTTCTCTGGTCAGGACCGAGGCCTCCCAAAAGCTCCCGTGCCATCTGGTCTTGGGCTCTGCCCCTCTCTTAAAGAAGCCCAAGATGGCACTTGCTTTTGTGGTGGTCATGTCACGTCAGGACACTCCACTCATCCCCTGCCCCAGATGAACTGTATTCTGACTCTACCTTCCCTATCCTGTGTGGGTGAAGGCGAGTCCGGGGACCCGAGCATAGGACTTGCTTATCGTGCTAGATTTTGGCCATATTCTTGACCTGTCGAGCTTTTTGCTTGGTCAGTCCGTGTCCCAGCTGTCTTGCACAAATTTGCTAAGCTTTGTGGCCATGCTTTTATCCAAGCCATTGATAAGAACGCTAAATAGCACTCGGCCAAGCACAGATCTCTGTGACACGCCAGTGACCATGGAAGCAGCCACTCTTCTTTGGGAGTCTGTCTGTCTGGTCAGACCATCAAGCCACGATATGCTTTGCTAAGGTCTAGCTAAATGATATCCACATTTCCTTCATCTTAGTTGCCCATCGTTGAGAAAGGAAATGATGGTCTTGCTTTAACCAGCTACTCCTAAATCTCTCCAATTCCTTGAGCCATTCTTAGACACCCCCTCCGGCTCACTCATCTTCCTGCCCGGATCGATGCCCCAGCTCGGTGTCCTGCTTAATTGGTAATGCCCAGAACTAAGCAAAATATTCCGGATGATCACTTGCTTCTCAGCTGGGTCACTGGCCATTGGATAACGTTGCCCAGGACTTCAAGAAACTTCATCTTTTGGTTGGGGGATGGGATATCTGCCTTTTCTGGGTCTCCTAGTTCTCTCCCATCCTTGTCCATCTTTCCCATTCTTGCCCAAGAGCCGCTTTGATACAGTTTTAATACCACTGAAACCCACCTAGCCTAGCCACGACTTCATTAACCCAGGGCTTGACCTGCGGTTCCCATCTCCATTTCCTGCTTTCATAACGAGCAGCAGGGGTCCTCGCAGATGTAGCCCATCACTATGTGAACTGCCCCCTCTGCTTTAGCTTCCGCCAGTCCCAAGACTCCCCTCTTTTAGGAGCCCCTCTGAGACTTGGCAGCATCAAGGGGCAAAAGGCAGCAACTTGCTTGAATGGCAACTGACACAGCAGGCCTGGGCCAGGTCGGGACTTTGGGAAGTTTCCCAGTCTTTGGCTCCCCTTTTCTTGAAGGAAGGTGTTAAATTAGgcagcagcccccccccccccccccccagcacccAGAGGAACAGGGCAGGCATACACAGCTCAGGATAGTTAGAAGCCACTAACCTTCCCAAGAGAAGGCCCTAAGGAACCTGGGCAGCACAATACAGGCAGCACAGGCAGCCCTCCCTCACGAACTTTGAGGATCGGAGAGATGAGAACAAGGAAAACAAGGCTTGCTTAAAACTTGCGAGTTCCTTTTGGTGGTTTGTTTATTCTGTATCAAAAGTATAAGTGCCTTCGACGTTACTCAAGAATCAGCCAGGACTTCTGAgttttacaattatttacaccGTAAGACAAACATGGTTCAAGTCCAACTTGATCTGTGATAAAAATGTCTTCTTTTGTACAAGATAAAATGACTCACAAGAAGAGGCCATCAGATGGCCAGAGGagcagaaaaaaattcaaatttgtcCCACATACAGATGTCGGGTGGGATCACAGGAGGTGCCTACAAAGCCGACAGCGTCTGCCCCCCCAGGTCCCCCAAGATCGACAATCAcattcaaactcaacatgttttgtattttttaataaagtttgtAATCCAATGGACACACAAAACAAAACTGCGCTGAGAAAAAACAGTTCCATAAATTAATAAGTGTTAGGAGGGGACAGGGAATAAAAAGTCTCTTTGTACAAGTGTATAACACTCCCACATCGCGGGGGGAGGGGCTGGAAGGGGGGGAGGTGGAGGGGGCTGGAGAGAGTATGGGGGGAGCCATGTTTAAATGAAGCGCACTTACAAATGAGTGACGATACAAAGTCTGAGTATGAAAATAAGATTTTCTCTGAAAACACATTTTTggcacagattaaaaaaaaatgtatgtcaggggatttgattttttaagtcagtattatatatatttatatatattatatatatatatatttatatatacacacacacccacTGAGTTTCGCATATCCCACCAGGAAGGAAAACGAAGGTTTTCCCGTTGCTGTTTTTCCCCAATGTAAACTGTACATCCCAGATGAATTAAAGATGGTGGCAGCGGGAGAGCCGATTAAGAAGGATGATGGGGGTCCAGAAGAGAAGGGGAACCAGgggtagggaagaagggaaaaggggcaAAAACAATCCAATGAAATGTTCCTTGACCCCTAGATTTCTGCAGAAGTTTCCAAATCCTGCGTTTTGAGTCCGCGATGCGTGTTAATGTACATCAAGACATCCAGAACGTCACAGCATGTCTTCAACTGTGCAAAAGTCCAAGTCACTAATTTAGTGCAAAGGCAgttcaggttttttttctttttctgtttgtttaaaaaaaatttttttctttaatcccaCGCGCATGCCTCAATCTGCCTGCTGAGTGCATCGTTGTCCGTAAGCTAAAGCATCATGTAAACATACAAGGTAGCAGCACCACACCCAGCGCACACAGTCTGATTGAGGCTGGAGGGCCGAGGGCTGGGCATCCAGCAGCAAATTCTTCACACTCTGTTTCCGTATCGTCCTCTGGGTCAGACTTTGCCGCCGCCACGGCGGCGGCGGCTTGGTTGGTTCTTCGTCTTTGCTGCAGGGCCTTGGAGAGGGTAAAAACCAGCTCGGACACGAGCCTGCCGGACACTCACACAGAGGCGATGATGATCATAAGGTGGGGGGAGATGTTGGAGATGCTGGCGAGGAGGTCAGGGGCCAGGCGGGACAGGTGCCTCTCGGAAAACTCACAGGGAGGGAAGATCTGGAGGACATAAGCCGGCTGGAGGAGAGGAGCAGGAGAGCGGCAGTTAGTGAGGATCGGCCCCCCATCCCCACCTCAACCCACAGACGGCTTCCCCGAGCTCTGTCCCCAGGCAAAGACGAGACCGAGCATGCCCAGCCCAGCTCTCAAGCCTGCTGCTGCCTAAAAGATGCCGATGTGCCCACCCTGGCCCGCCCATCCCTCCTTCCTAATGAAGATGTCCGGATCAACCCGGCCAATGGCCCAATTCTTCGGCAAGATCAGCTTCTTGGGGGCTGTGGGGGAGCGTTTCCCCTCACTGCTTCATCCTGCTAATGCTAGGGAGCTCCTTTTACGTTCCTGCTGAGCAGCTTCTAAAATGAGGGCGATGGAGATGGCGAGCACAAGCTCCGTCCCGTCTCCTACAGTAACAGCCGCGTCCGTCTCAACCAGGCCTAACTCCATTTCTCTCATCTAGGTGAGCGCAGAGAGGGGAAGCCTCTCATCGGGTGTTCATCCCTTCGCTGGTCTCACTGAGATCAAGCATCGGTCCCAAAGAGCATCTGCGGGCAGCCCGGAACCCCCTCATCAGGAGGGAATCCAGGAGGAACCCCAAAACACCAGCCACCTCCTGCTTCCAGGCGTTGCGGGCTGCCCGGGGAGGCCGCCTCATCCACGAGAAGATGCGGGACTGGTCCGATGCCCGAGAGACCGGACGACCGATGGCCAGCTATTGCCAGCTTAACAAATGTGGTTTTTCTTAGCCAGAACCCCGGTTCTCCCAGGATGCGCGCTCGTTCTCCAGAAGTTCTCAGGGCTTTCTCGGGGGGTACCCGCCTGCCCATCCATGGTGTGGCCAATGGAGGTCGAGCTAGCTACAGCTGGGGAGAGGCAGCACTCACCTGATTGGAACCCAGGTTGGCGACATTGATGATGCCTGCGGCCTGTTTGGTCTGCAGGTAGGTGATGAATGCAGCCTTGAGGGACTCGGTCTGATTCACGACATCTTCCTGGTCTCGGCCGCAGGGCAAGGCCAGCAACAGGCAATAATCCGTCTCCACCTGGGGTCAGAGATGGCGGTTAGAGTCTAGAGAGGCCTGGGGCCCAGCCGATGTCTCTAGCACACAGGATGTGACCCTCGGCCCCAGGAAGCCTCGTGCTCTACGGGAAGCCTCAAGATGGTCAGCTAAAAaaccagcagcagcagcggccCCCAGAGCCCTCGGAGGAGCTTTTCTTGTAACAGCACAGGTAGCGTCTGAAGCTGCACTTACCGTCATCCTGCGGGCCACCCCGTCCAGCTGGGAAGCCTCCAGGCGCATCCTCTGGGCAATCCTCAGGGGGGGGCCCACCTCCGAAGTGGGCAGAGAGCGATGGGCCAGGACGTTGTTGCCAGAGACAAAATGGAGCTGCACAGCGGCGGTGTCGTTCTTGAGAGCCAGGAGGCCCTGCCACACAATCGGGTACTTCtacaaaagggagagggaaggcagGATGAACACcccagaaaacaagggaactaagGCTGGGCCTGAAGCGGCCAACAGGCGCTGCTGCCCACCTCCCGGCCACGCTCACCTTCAGAAGCTGGACCATGTCCACGGGTCTCTGGGAAACGGGCTGAGGAGAGAACTCCTGCTTGAGGACAGAATGGGGCTCAGGGCGCGGCAATCCAGAGGACGCTCCCTGGCCGGAGGTGGCGGGGATCAACAGGGGCTGCTTCTGCACTGCCTGCGGGGCATGGGGGGACGGCAGCTCAGTCTTGATGGAGACGGCCACCGGGGATGGGTAGGAAGTCTGACCGGCCTCTGCCTGTGCCCGCTGAATGTGGAGATGGGAGTCCAGCTGACTCGAGTGTCTATTTCCAGCTGCATGTTGGGTCTGCTCAGGGGCTCCCGTCTGGGTGGCCTTAACGTCCTGGGAAACCTGAGGCGTTTTGCTTCGCACAGGCTGGCTAGGATGAGAGTGCTCCCCTTCAGGTGGGACCTAGAAAtcagaagggggaaagggaaaaggggaacaCGCATCAGAATCCATTTCACTTACCCTAAATCTCCCTCCACCGACTTCCCAAACGATCCTATGGAGAAAATTGGGAAAGGACCAGATAACCTCTGCAAGTTTCTTCTCCTATGCTCCAGCCTACTTGAGAGGGGCCTAAATCATGTGCTCTGGAGACAGCAGGCTGTAGGGGATCTCTTGGCCTCAAGGAAGGAGAACTGGAACTATCCTGCCTCCAGATAATGACATCCAATAGGATCAATGGCCTACATGGGCACAGAGAGCCCTGACCCATGTAAAAGACCTGTGACTTCATCGGTGGCGTCtctctccaccaatgcagatcatGCCCCCTTCACACCTGAGCAGACGGTCTTCGTGAGTTAGTatggccattaaaaaaaaagatcacctgGCAATAAACcttctggtgatgagcctctGAACTAGGCTGGTCCTTGGACAAGAGGCCCACAGATCATCGCCAGGCTCAGACTTGAGGCTTGCAGTCCACGGGCACAGCCTTTGGAGGGCCCAGGGTCACCTCCAAGCCAGAATGAGGCATCAGAGGAAGGCTTTAGGAGTCAAGCCCTCTCAAAACCCTTCACCAATTCCAAATGCTTCTGGGAAAAGGCTGTCCACTTCCCTTACATCCCAGCCACTATCCTCCCCTATGCCAGCCAGGCAGGGCTGAGCCTGAACGAAAAGGCTTCTCAACTTTTACGCTTCATTCTTCGGGCCCACCTGAGTCCATGTGGTTGCTAACATGGCATTGAGAAAGCCCTTCACGCTCTCCAGCAGCTGTTTGTGCACCCAACACCCCAAGGAGAAAGAAGGGCACTGCTTTCTCACCTGAGATGGGGTCATGCTCCGGGAAGGCAGTCCAATCTGGGAAGCACCAGGAAACTGAGGGTGCCCAAGCTGAGGCGTTGTATGATAGCTCCGGAGGTCACCATATCTGTACTCATGGTACACATCCCCGGGGGGATGAATGATCTGAACACTGTGGGGCACACCCCCAGGGGGGGTCAGAGGGAGCCCTGGAAGCTGGCCCCCCGGGGGAACACTAAGGAGGCGGGGCTCACTGTGGGGAGAGGGAGCCATTGCGACATCTGACGCTTTGGGGGCCGGGTTCTCCTTCCCTGGCTGAGGGGTCTTGCTGGCTGGTGGCGTTTTCACTGACCCTTCCGGGGTCCGGGATTGCCTTGCGTCTAGGTGGTGCTCACCGACGGTGGCCACGTGCGGATGCCTCATGAGCCTCACCTCCCGGGGCACGGTATAAGGGTGCATCCGGTACTCGGGCTGCATGACCAGCACATCGGACTGCCCAGGAGCCGCCCCTCTGCAGACAGGATGGTGATAGTGCATCTCGTCTTCAGGAGGGTGCTGGGAGGACAGTGGGGGAATGACAATGGGGGCCGGCTGGGGAGTGCCAGAGCGCTGCGGTCGGATCTCCATCTGGGGCTGCAGACTGGCCCTCGGAGAGTGAAGTCCCTCGGGCCGGATGCCATAAGGGATGTTGGACAGAGGGGGGGTGTTCATTCTCACTTCACCTTGGGAGAGATGGCTGAGGGACACGGTTTGGGTGATACTATGAGGGGGCATGATGACAGACTGCTCTGGGTGCATGCTAGATATATACTGAGGCACAGGAATTCCTGGTGCCAACATGACTGATGCATTATTGGATAAAACTGGAGAAGAGGTACTGCTGGGATGACAAGCCCTTGGGAACGGAGAAGGGGAGTGCCCGCTTGTACGGGGAGAATGTGGCTCTTGCTTTAAGACTCCCAAATGAGAGATGGCTCGATCTGTTGGGGTACTGGGTCCAGAGCCAACATGATTTGCTTCTGAATGCAGTTTGCCAGAGAGGGAAGGTGGGTGATGTGAACTGAGCCCAGGGCTCAGATTGGATGGCTGGAGGACCTTGGTCTCCACTTTGAGTGAGCCTGGGTCAGGAGGCTTTTTGTTGGTGGAAGCTACACCTGGGGAGAGTACCAACTGGCTGTGAACCAACACTGGTGGAGTGTTTGCTGCCTGTGAAAGGCCTTTCCCTGGGCCAGCCTGGTTGACAGGTGTGGACACAGACAAGTGACTTGGCTCTAATTTCTCCAAGGATGGGCGCTCTTGCTTAATGGATGCTATCACGGGAGATGTGGTATATGGTTGGGATCCTAGTACCAGGGAAGAATGAGTGGGGACACTCCCATAGCCTGTGGGAGTCTGAGAACCCAATTTTGGAGCTGGCTGGGATGACATAACAGATTCTTGCTTGACCTGTGGTTTGGACATTGACTGCTGGAATTCAATGTCCATGGCACTTGCTGGGGGAATCTGGCTAATCTTGGCGCTGATACGCTGGGGACCTTCAGTCTTCTGTCCAGAATAACTCAAGAGCACCACGCCTTCTGACGTGTTCACTCTAAGTCCTGGACTGGAGCCTGTTTCTGAGGGCCGATCTTCAATCACAGACATGGACCCTGGGTGGAACCGACTGTTCTCATTAGTGCTTGGCCAAGGCTTATATTTTGAAGACAGCGCATTCCCAAGGCACGTCTGGACTGACTGAGTTTGCTTCGTGGCAGCCATCCGTGGAGACTCTTCCAAATCGTTCTTTGTAGGCATCCGGCTAATGACAGAAGTGGCTTTGGGAGCAATGACTGTAGTGACCTTCTCTTTCTCAGTAAACACTGGGGCCTCTGCTGCAGACAGATCAGAGGTATTGGGGATTGGAACAGCGGGTTTCTCTTCTGAAACTGGTTTTATGGACTCTACTGGGGGGTGAGACACCTCTTCTAGGCGAGGGGCACTGACAGGCTCAGCAATGGCTGATGTTACATGAGTGGAAGTGATACTTGTGGCTGAAACATATTTGGGCTCCATGAGGATCTTTCTCAAAGTGCTGGAGTTGGTATCAATGTCAGAGGCCTTTGTGTCTGGGGGAAGGGCTGGAGGTGGGGTGGATCGTGCCCGGGCCTCTTCGTGCCTCGTAATCCAGTCTGTCACCTTAGTGGTGCTTGGATGATGTGGGACCATCCCAGATGGGATGGGGGTAGGGAGCTTGGCTGCAGCTGCAGAAGGAATCGTGGGAGTGGGTGTGCTTGGAACACTGGGTGGGGTAATTGGTGCATTCTCACTAGTTGAACGTACCTTGAAACTAGCTTGACTCCCATCATCCACTGGCACTGCCTGAGGGGGTAGGTCCAGCAGGGCTGGAGCCTTAGCAGGTGGGTCTTCTTCAGCAACAAGTTCGATGGTAATCGTCTCATTGGCTGGATTCTTGCTGGAATCAGTAGGGTTTGGCTCAGAGGAGACGGgatgggaatttttattttgcttgtctTCTTTTGGCGTTTCTGGGGGTTTTAACTTCAATTCACTGGTGACAGGACACTTGTTTGGGGCTTGCTCAGATTCAAGAGCATTTGCCTCCACAGCATCCCCTTTCTTACTGGTACTTCTCTTCCGGCGAGACCTTGTGGACTTTTGGCGCACTCTATCCTTCCGAGAAACTTCTGTCTCTTGTAACACCACCTCTGGCTCCTGGGCAGAGCTGGGAGACACAGTTGTGTTCCCTTCAGGATCCTTAGGGTCTCCTGGGTGTGCTGACGGAGCTGGGTCACTTGCAGGTGGCACAGAAGGCTCAACAGCATTATCTGTTTCCAAAATGCCAGACACAGCTTGATCCGTTTCTGGTTCCATCTCTGCCTGCACAAGGGGCTCTGTCGCCATCTCAGCTTCAGATTCTGCAGAATAAGTTGGAGGGGCTGGGAAGCTTTCTGGCTCACCAGAAATATCATTGATAATGGACCCAATGGCTGCTGCAAGTTCTGTCTCACTGGCCTGGTGAGCAGGtttgtctccctcctcctctggGTGAACCTCTGTCACCTCAGCTGATGGTTCTTTGTAGGTAGCAAGGGAGGAGGTCTCTGTCAACTTTGCGATATTCTCAACAGCCTGTTCTAGCTCAATCTGCTTGGCTAACTGGGCTGCCTCTGGGGACTCCTTGGGATCCTGTACAACTTCATTTTCTGATTCGTTAACGAGATCTTCTGGCTCATTCTTAATTTGGGGTGATAGATTGTCTTCCTTTGTAGGACTCTTAATCTTTGAGGGTGGGGTGGCCActgtttctccttcctcatcaGTGGGTCGTAAAACTCCTTTCACTTCATCAACATTGAGACGAATTTCTACATTCTTCAGACACAGAGGTGTTTTGTCCACCGAAGATTTGGTATTTCGAGACCTTCCTCGCTtatatttagaacttttttctGGGACTTGTTTTTTCTCCACAGCCTCACCTGGAGGAGTTTCTGGTGGATTCTTGTCTGGATCGACTTCTTTTTTATCCAGTTTCTGCTCACTTCCTCCAGTCTCCTCTTTGTCAGACTTGGGTTTTGAACTGCTGTCATTAATAACAGACTCTTGGTCACCCATCTCGTTAGTTTCTTCAGGTGGGTCAGCTGTAACATCTACTTTctgctcattttttccttttttcccctgagGCCCAGTGGGAGCTACAGATTTCTGAGATCTAGGTGATCGCCAACCTTCAGCAAGTTTGAGAGGTTCCACTGTGTCTTTGGGTTCTGCCTCTTCTGTATCTTGCTCAGCTTTGACAGGTGATACATCTTCCTCAGCCCTCCTGCGGGTTTTGGGGGGTCTTCCCCTCCTGGGAGTAGTAGAAAGTGATCCCATTTCCTGGGCTTCTCTCTCCCGTTTCCTGGTTGACCTTGGTTGTTCTACTAGATCTTTAACAGGAGATGGTTCTTCCTTGTCCCCTGGGTTGGCATAGACAGACCTTACATTTCTTCTCCGAGTTCGGCTAAGTGGCAAACTTGGTTCAATATTTTCCGTCTCTACAGCAGAACTGGGTGATTTAGCAGCATTTCTTGAAATTTTTTCTGCTTCCATCTTCAACTCTATGAGTTTCTGTGTTTCTCCACGAGGGGAACTAGATCGTTTGAGTTTTTCACGATCaattctctcactctttcttgtGACTGGCTTCTCTGGGACACTAACTATAGTTGACTGTACTGGTGTCTTAGAGCGTTTGTTTTTGTTGGACTTTTTATCTTTTGCAACAACTGGTGGTTCTACTTCCAAGTCATTATCAGAACCTGGAGGCTGAACCTCAGGAAGGACCTCAACTTTCTGACTTGTATCACAATTAGTCTTAGCAGCAGGGGCAGGTTTTTCCTCTTTCACTTCACTAGGCTCCTCAGGCTTCTGGACTGGTTTGGAAAGTGGTGAGATTAGTGGGGTACTTTCAGGTTCTGGATCTATACTAATATCTACCTGAGAAGAAAACGAGGCTCCAGGGGTTGGAGGCTTGGTATCTAAATAAGAAGGATGCTCAGCTGGCAAGTTTTCCTGTGAAACCAAAGGAGCAGGAACAATTTCTTTGTTGGTCTCCGATACAGGGGGCAAGTCCATTTTTTCTGACTGCTCCATCATGACAGTAGCATGTTCAGTAACACATTTTGGTTCTCCAGTTAGAGAAACCAGCTCTacagtcctttcttcttttgccaaAGGTGCCTCTactgttttctccttttccagtGATAAAGGGCCTGATTCTTGGggatcagcagaaccaggagctgGCCCCACTACAGATGGTGATTTCAGTTCTGGCTCTTTGTGCTCAGAAACGGATTCCAGTGTCTCAGGTTGGTTTTCTTTATCCTCTTGTTTCTCAACCTCTTTGGAtttctggtctttttctttttctttctgttgcaTTCTTGTGAGCTCAATAAATCTGCTGTGGAACAAAACTACTGGTTCTTGAATCAAATCAGATGTGCTGTTTGACCCTTCAGATGATGTCTGCCTCCCATATAACCTACTGGAAAGGAGATCAAGTTCTTCACCCTTCCTTTCTAGATGCTGTAGTCGTTTCGAATCCTGCTCAAAGATGGAGCTGTGTAAAAACCGAGAAGCAAATAGTTCTTGTCTTTCctgttcttcttctttttgaTCATCTTTTTTATCACCTGTCTTCC from Monodelphis domestica isolate mMonDom1 chromosome 4, mMonDom1.pri, whole genome shotgun sequence includes these protein-coding regions:
- the SPEN gene encoding msx2-interacting protein isoform X2 gives rise to the protein MVRETRHLWVGNLPENVREEKIIEHFKRYGRVESVKILPKRGSEGGVAAFVDFVDIKSAQKAHNSVNKMGDRDLRTDYNEPGTIPSAARGLDDTVSIASRSREVSGFRGGGGGPTYGPPPSLHAREGRYERRLDGASDNRERAYEHSAYGHHERGTGGFDRTRHYDQDYYRDPRERTLQHGLYYTSSRSRSPNRFDAHDPRYEPRAREQFTLPSVVHRDIYRDEITREVRGRRPERSYQHSRSRSPHSSQSRNQSPQRLASQASRPARSPSGSGSKSRSSSSDSLSSSSSTSSDSSDSSSSSSDESPARSVQSTAVPAPTSQLPPSLEKEEPRKSFGIKVQNLPVRSTDTSLKDGLFHEFKKYGKVTSVQIHGASEERYGLVFFRQQEDQEKAQNASKGKLFFGVQIEVTAWVGPETESENEFRPLDERIDEFHPKATRTLFIGNLEKTTTYHDLRNIFQRFGEIVDIDIKKVNGVPQYAFLQYCDITSVCKAIKKMDGEYLGNNRLKLGFGKSMPTNCVWLDGLSTNITDQYLTRHFCRYGPVVKVDFANRESQLAFYHSMEKSGQDIRDFYEMLSERRDERRGSYDYTTDRTYYESVRTPGSYSEDPRREYPARGREFYPDWDPYQGDYYEPRYYDDPREYRDYRNDPYEQDIREYSYRQRERERERERFESDRDRDHERRPIERSQSPAHSRRAPSPVVPSPQSERHQSDSERRVYSRSSDRSGSCSSVSPPRYDKFEKTRIDRYTKIEKPDKERTFDPERVEKEKRPVRKEKPERAEKEKPTFQQRRKAKIHSPGSQSSETDQENERDPSPEKWKSNSKQSKEKADKEGTAKNRLDLMPCVVLTRVKEKEGKVIEQPYLEKLRTKLDNDSVKSPFLDQKFQLSQADAAKSGDQTKVDIVRPKVPKEKVPVSHPEVTADKEGKLKPKKHLKDPTTESVSAVDQDKLEARKRRFADVNLKPDRQKLEVKKSILDEDDAKAVFKRQPEPSTREVTVLKDAEPEKKPIKKDIFRREPKKLERIKLEKLISAPSPKECQELASISVGMMAKPPLDVQPRPGDTVEESMESQEILSKKFNLIKPQHKQPQPLDDQGTEKEEIKKNLSSIPEEMADHKTSQEKPQSADNEEKIGIDIDHTQSYRKQMEQSRRKQQMELEIAKTEKFGSPKKEVDEYERRSLVHEVGKPPQDVTDDSPPSKKKKVDHFDFEIGTKRERNYRSSRQISEDAERTSCSPSVRHFPFHEEDETVDSPRLIPLKETKESPKIDEKGLSYSNMTVREESLKFNPYDSSKKEQMADMAKIKLSGLNCEDEQNRWETQMKVEPNRVDVSFPSSIIKRDSLRKRSIHRDLEPGEVPSDSDEDGEQKSHSPKASSLLENSRLSFLLRDRDDKVRERDERLSGSLERNKFYSFALDKTITPDTKALLERAKSLSSSREENWSFLDWDSRFASFRNNKDKEKVDSAPRPIPSWYMKKKKIRTDSEGKTGDKKDDQKEEEQERQELFASRFLHSSIFEQDSKRLQHLERKGEELDLLSSRLYGRQTSSEGSNSTSDLIQEPVVLFHSRFIELTRMQQKEKEKDQKSKEVEKQEDKENQPETLESVSEHKEPELKSPSVVGPAPGSADPQESGPLSLEKEKTVEAPLAKEERTVELVSLTGEPKCVTEHATVMMEQSEKMDLPPVSETNKEIVPAPLVSQENLPAEHPSYLDTKPPTPGASFSSQVDISIDPEPESTPLISPLSKPVQKPEEPSEVKEEKPAPAAKTNCDTSQKVEVLPEVQPPGSDNDLEVEPPVVAKDKKSNKNKRSKTPVQSTIVSVPEKPVTRKSERIDREKLKRSSSPRGETQKLIELKMEAEKISRNAAKSPSSAVETENIEPSLPLSRTRRRNVRSVYANPGDKEEPSPVKDLVEQPRSTRKREREAQEMGSLSTTPRRGRPPKTRRRAEEDVSPVKAEQDTEEAEPKDTVEPLKLAEGWRSPRSQKSVAPTGPQGKKGKNEQKVDVTADPPEETNEMGDQESVINDSSSKPKSDKEETGGSEQKLDKKEVDPDKNPPETPPGEAVEKKQVPEKSSKYKRGRSRNTKSSVDKTPLCLKNVEIRLNVDEVKGVLRPTDEEGETVATPPSKIKSPTKEDNLSPQIKNEPEDLVNESENEVVQDPKESPEAAQLAKQIELEQAVENIAKLTETSSLATYKEPSAEVTEVHPEEEGDKPAHQASETELAAAIGSIINDISGEPESFPAPPTYSAESEAEMATEPLVQAEMEPETDQAVSGILETDNAVEPSVPPASDPAPSAHPGDPKDPEGNTTVSPSSAQEPEVVLQETEVSRKDRVRQKSTRSRRKRSTSKKGDAVEANALESEQAPNKCPVTSELKLKPPETPKEDKQNKNSHPVSSEPNPTDSSKNPANETITIELVAEEDPPAKAPALLDLPPQAVPVDDGSQASFKVRSTSENAPITPPSVPSTPTPTIPSAAAAKLPTPIPSGMVPHHPSTTKVTDWITRHEEARARSTPPPALPPDTKASDIDTNSSTLRKILMEPKYVSATSITSTHVTSAIAEPVSAPRLEEVSHPPVESIKPVSEEKPAVPIPNTSDLSAAEAPVFTEKEKVTTVIAPKATSVISRMPTKNDLEESPRMAATKQTQSVQTCLGNALSSKYKPWPSTNENSRFHPGSMSVIEDRPSETGSSPGLRVNTSEGVVLLSYSGQKTEGPQRISAKISQIPPASAMDIEFQQSMSKPQVKQESVMSSQPAPKLGSQTPTGYGSVPTHSSLVLGSQPYTTSPVIASIKQERPSLEKLEPSHLSVSTPVNQAGPGKGLSQAANTPPVLVHSQLVLSPGVASTNKKPPDPGSLKVETKVLQPSNLSPGLSSHHPPSLSGKLHSEANHVGSGPSTPTDRAISHLGVLKQEPHSPRTSGHSPSPFPRACHPSSTSSPVLSNNASVMLAPGIPVPQYISSMHPEQSVIMPPHSITQTVSLSHLSQGEVRMNTPPLSNIPYGIRPEGLHSPRASLQPQMEIRPQRSGTPQPAPIVIPPLSSQHPPEDEMHYHHPVCRGAAPGQSDVLVMQPEYRMHPYTVPREVRLMRHPHVATVGEHHLDARQSRTPEGSVKTPPASKTPQPGKENPAPKASDVAMAPSPHSEPRLLSVPPGGQLPGLPLTPPGGVPHSVQIIHPPGDVYHEYRYGDLRSYHTTPQLGHPQFPGASQIGLPSRSMTPSQVPPEGEHSHPSQPVRSKTPQVSQDVKATQTGAPEQTQHAAGNRHSSQLDSHLHIQRAQAEAGQTSYPSPVAVSIKTELPSPHAPQAVQKQPLLIPATSGQGASSGLPRPEPHSVLKQEFSPQPVSQRPVDMVQLLKKYPIVWQGLLALKNDTAAVQLHFVSGNNVLAHRSLPTSEVGPPLRIAQRMRLEASQLDGVARRMTVETDYCLLLALPCGRDQEDVVNQTESLKAAFITYLQTKQAAGIINVANLGSNQPAYVLQIFPPCEFSERHLSRLAPDLLASISNISPHLMIIIASV